Proteins co-encoded in one Luteolibacter sp. Y139 genomic window:
- a CDS encoding CotH kinase family protein, giving the protein MLPFLRLCRSAISAGVILLGIKPALAAPILYEGFDGAVGSGNIVAQSGGTGWSGAWQAIGGNADVSSGSMTAGLNGPPGYDGFSTGQRCYLPNGSRVGRNLNTSAGGPFGTLGYRDGNGRIGADGKTLYLSFLQQPNAASYFYEFEFHRDDLGDPGRIGGIGNDLSGSNNVNLRAPNGTHTTIGPGNTNVNLYVVRIDFKAGNDDVRVYMNPTSLTEPETPTLTKLSASDMSFNGISFGAYLNSRTVMHDEIRMGQTWQDVVPAPPASTPLVGNFNSSNVAGTTATITGAVTRVGSDVPQVTLYYGTTDGGNAPTNWQQSVALGSQSGNFSVPLTGLQPRTRYYYSAFVQNTSGSSWSPAGLEFATITAPPVVANLPVSELTINTARVGATVTSTGGRTPVLTLYHGPSDGGTNPAAWLHSVALGASDTTASTVIGGLTQGTTYYFRVFGVNEGGESWASSSASFTTPLPALPVVENVPATQINGFSATLGGNVVSTGNAPTTITIFYGRTNGGTNASAWARSVNVGLQSANFSALVGELTTTANYFFRARAQNAAGTAWAPASGTFTTTNFTPTTVYLNEFCVSTNGDNPHPYPDSDGDEEDWVELYNPAASAVDIGGYYLTDNATKLNKWRFPSPTLIPANGYLVVFASDKNRVVSGQQLHTNFKLSEEGEYLALVEPNGSTIVKAFSPAFPVVPEYWSYGLTLPSPGGNYLPFQTPTPGAANTTAAGTPAGVVNFSIPSKAFSTSSISLTLTTASPTATIRYTTDRSEPNSSSPAYTSPLVLSATTQVRARTFESAVGFAPGLVHSETYVKLGAGAGAFTSNLPVVVLDNFAGGRPDSDKQMAWMLYEPNAASANRTSLTNLPVLATRGRMVVRGSSSAGWPKYSMNIEAWDEFDADADVSPLGMPAEADWILGSFYDTDRAMIRNPFMYEMSNRIGRFASRTKYVEVFANTNDGTVDYPGDYLGVYALMDKPERGANRIPVEKLKPNVTTGNDLTGGYIIRVDRVEPGTSGWVTNRNFPLSEVAGSVGRLVYDYPSEEPFPLPSIPAAQSAYIRNYVQEFEDAVVQPNWTNPTTGKPYTDYIDRGSWVDHGLLNILSANVDGLRLSTFMHKPRGGKLIAGPIWDFDLSMSNGNPLNWSSTGGDSTDLLHWGWWKYLYADPDFWQLFTDRWAELRGGTLSDASINSLLAQYQTELTEAAGRNASKWPSMAFRDGPDAGSTATYSDEYDIVRTWLTQHTAWMDTQFVPKPVLTNGPGNSVIVTASQGSIYYTLNGSDPRLSGGGTSPSASLLPSGGTITITQGSRLTTRAKSASLWSAPATGYYFAATPASSANIMVTELHYHPADPSLSEQIAGFTDADDFEFIELMNVSNSSVDLAGCRFTAGIDFTFPSNRVLAPGQRTLVVNRLAAFAARYPSVPSAAIAGEYLNDHFDNAGELVTLESPSGTEIFSFTYGTDGLWPAEADGAGRSLVLGRAASFPDPDDPLNWHASTIDGGSPLSSGTLGYAAWKANANITSETQDTDGDGLNPLIEYATGGDPQHPDLSGVSLIQMLPGGDWRITVTRSLAAEDIDFSIEHSANLTGFSNIPFTVESRIVSSGKEVLTCRISNPPAGLQNFIRVHWFTP; this is encoded by the coding sequence ATGCTTCCATTTCTCCGGCTTTGCCGTTCGGCAATAAGCGCTGGCGTGATCTTGCTTGGCATCAAGCCAGCACTCGCCGCCCCCATCCTCTATGAAGGATTCGATGGCGCGGTCGGCTCCGGAAACATCGTCGCCCAATCCGGAGGAACCGGTTGGAGCGGAGCTTGGCAAGCGATCGGCGGAAATGCGGACGTTTCTTCCGGCAGCATGACAGCGGGCCTCAACGGCCCACCCGGCTACGACGGTTTCTCCACCGGTCAAAGATGCTATCTGCCGAATGGTTCCCGCGTCGGCCGCAATCTCAACACTTCAGCTGGCGGCCCCTTCGGAACTCTCGGCTACCGGGATGGCAACGGAAGAATCGGAGCAGACGGAAAGACGCTCTATCTCAGCTTCCTGCAGCAGCCGAACGCAGCCAGCTACTTCTACGAGTTCGAATTCCACCGCGACGACCTCGGCGATCCCGGCCGCATCGGTGGCATCGGCAACGACCTCTCCGGCAGCAACAACGTAAACCTGCGTGCTCCCAATGGCACTCACACCACCATTGGTCCCGGCAATACCAACGTAAACCTCTACGTCGTCAGGATCGATTTCAAGGCAGGCAACGACGACGTGCGGGTCTACATGAACCCCACGTCCCTCACCGAACCGGAGACACCCACGCTCACGAAACTCTCGGCGTCCGACATGTCGTTCAATGGGATCTCCTTCGGTGCCTATCTGAATAGCCGCACCGTCATGCACGATGAGATCCGCATGGGCCAGACCTGGCAGGATGTCGTGCCCGCTCCACCGGCAAGCACTCCGCTCGTCGGAAATTTCAACTCATCAAACGTAGCCGGCACCACAGCCACCATCACCGGCGCGGTCACTCGTGTCGGCTCTGACGTGCCGCAGGTGACTCTCTACTACGGCACCACCGACGGCGGGAACGCTCCCACAAACTGGCAACAGTCGGTTGCTCTCGGCTCACAAAGCGGAAACTTCTCGGTGCCCCTAACAGGCCTGCAACCCCGCACCCGCTACTACTACTCGGCATTCGTCCAGAATACGAGTGGCTCAAGCTGGTCTCCGGCAGGCCTCGAGTTCGCCACCATCACCGCACCACCGGTAGTCGCCAACCTGCCTGTGAGCGAACTGACCATCAACACCGCTCGCGTCGGCGCAACCGTGACCAGCACTGGCGGCCGGACGCCGGTCCTCACGCTTTATCATGGACCTTCCGACGGCGGCACCAATCCCGCCGCATGGCTGCACTCCGTGGCACTCGGTGCATCGGACACCACCGCAAGCACCGTCATAGGCGGACTCACCCAAGGCACCACCTACTACTTCCGCGTCTTCGGCGTGAATGAAGGCGGAGAGTCCTGGGCATCCTCCTCGGCCAGCTTCACGACACCCCTGCCAGCATTGCCAGTCGTCGAAAACGTGCCCGCCACCCAGATCAATGGCTTCTCCGCCACCCTCGGCGGGAACGTCGTCTCGACCGGCAATGCGCCCACCACCATCACCATCTTCTATGGCCGCACCAACGGCGGCACCAATGCTAGCGCGTGGGCCCGCTCGGTAAATGTCGGTCTTCAATCCGCGAATTTCTCCGCCCTCGTAGGCGAACTCACTACCACCGCGAACTACTTCTTCCGCGCCCGCGCCCAGAATGCGGCAGGCACCGCTTGGGCACCCGCAAGCGGCACCTTCACCACCACCAACTTCACCCCGACCACGGTCTACCTGAACGAATTCTGCGTCTCCACCAATGGAGATAACCCACACCCCTATCCCGATTCTGACGGAGACGAAGAAGACTGGGTTGAACTCTACAATCCGGCCGCCAGCGCGGTGGACATCGGCGGCTACTACCTCACCGACAACGCAACGAAGCTCAACAAGTGGCGCTTTCCTTCCCCGACCCTCATTCCCGCGAACGGCTACCTCGTGGTCTTCGCCTCTGACAAAAATCGCGTGGTGAGCGGCCAGCAACTGCACACCAACTTCAAGCTCTCCGAAGAAGGCGAATATCTCGCGCTCGTGGAACCCAATGGATCAACGATCGTCAAAGCCTTCTCCCCCGCCTTCCCCGTGGTTCCGGAATACTGGTCCTACGGTCTCACACTCCCATCCCCGGGCGGAAACTATCTCCCTTTCCAAACCCCCACACCCGGAGCCGCCAATACCACCGCCGCAGGAACCCCGGCTGGAGTGGTGAACTTCAGCATCCCCTCCAAGGCATTCTCCACCTCTTCCATCTCGCTCACTCTCACCACCGCATCGCCGACCGCGACCATTCGCTACACCACCGACCGCTCGGAGCCTAACAGCTCATCCCCTGCTTACACCAGTCCGCTCGTGCTGAGCGCCACCACGCAAGTCAGGGCCCGCACGTTTGAAAGCGCCGTTGGCTTCGCACCGGGTCTAGTCCATTCAGAAACGTATGTGAAGCTGGGTGCAGGGGCCGGAGCCTTCACCTCCAATCTCCCTGTCGTCGTCCTCGACAACTTCGCCGGTGGACGCCCGGACTCCGACAAACAGATGGCCTGGATGCTCTACGAGCCCAATGCCGCTTCCGCCAATCGCACCTCCCTGACTAACCTCCCCGTCCTCGCCACCCGCGGTCGCATGGTCGTGCGCGGTTCCAGCTCCGCAGGCTGGCCCAAGTATTCGATGAACATCGAAGCCTGGGACGAATTCGACGCGGACGCCGACGTCTCGCCACTCGGCATGCCAGCCGAGGCCGATTGGATCCTCGGCAGCTTCTACGACACGGACCGGGCCATGATCCGCAATCCGTTCATGTATGAAATGAGCAACCGCATCGGTCGCTTCGCCTCGCGCACGAAATACGTGGAAGTCTTCGCGAATACCAATGACGGCACCGTCGACTACCCCGGCGACTATCTCGGCGTCTACGCCCTGATGGACAAGCCGGAGCGCGGTGCCAACCGCATCCCGGTGGAGAAGTTGAAACCCAACGTGACTACCGGAAACGATCTCACCGGCGGCTACATCATCCGCGTCGACCGCGTCGAACCCGGCACCTCCGGCTGGGTCACGAACCGGAACTTCCCGCTCTCCGAAGTCGCAGGCTCCGTCGGCCGCCTCGTCTACGACTATCCATCCGAAGAACCCTTCCCACTCCCTTCAATCCCAGCAGCCCAATCCGCTTACATCCGGAACTACGTGCAGGAATTCGAGGACGCCGTCGTCCAACCCAACTGGACCAACCCGACGACTGGAAAACCTTACACCGACTACATTGATCGCGGTTCGTGGGTCGACCACGGCCTTCTCAATATCCTCTCCGCGAACGTCGACGGCCTCCGCCTGAGCACGTTCATGCACAAGCCGCGCGGCGGCAAGCTCATCGCCGGACCCATCTGGGATTTCGATCTCTCGATGAGCAATGGCAACCCGCTCAACTGGAGTTCCACCGGCGGCGACTCCACCGATCTCCTGCATTGGGGATGGTGGAAATACCTCTATGCCGACCCGGATTTCTGGCAACTCTTCACCGACCGTTGGGCGGAACTGCGCGGCGGCACCCTGTCCGATGCGAGCATCAATTCTCTCTTGGCCCAGTATCAAACCGAACTCACCGAAGCCGCGGGACGCAACGCCTCGAAGTGGCCATCCATGGCCTTTCGCGACGGCCCCGACGCCGGTTCAACCGCGACCTACAGCGACGAATACGACATCGTCCGCACCTGGCTCACGCAGCACACGGCCTGGATGGACACCCAATTCGTACCCAAGCCCGTGCTAACAAACGGCCCCGGGAACTCAGTCATCGTCACCGCTTCCCAAGGCTCCATCTACTACACGCTGAATGGAAGTGATCCCCGTCTGTCAGGCGGTGGCACCAGCCCTTCCGCATCGCTACTGCCCAGCGGCGGCACCATCACCATCACCCAAGGCTCGCGACTCACCACACGCGCGAAATCCGCCTCGCTCTGGAGCGCTCCCGCCACCGGCTACTACTTCGCCGCCACCCCCGCGTCGTCTGCCAATATCATGGTGACAGAGCTCCACTATCATCCCGCCGATCCCTCCCTCTCCGAGCAGATCGCCGGTTTCACGGACGCCGACGATTTCGAGTTCATCGAGCTGATGAACGTCTCCAACAGCAGCGTGGACCTCGCCGGCTGCCGCTTCACCGCCGGCATTGATTTCACCTTCCCCTCAAATCGCGTCCTTGCCCCGGGCCAGAGAACCCTCGTGGTAAACCGACTCGCCGCCTTCGCCGCCCGCTATCCATCCGTGCCGTCCGCGGCTATCGCCGGAGAATACCTAAACGACCACTTCGACAATGCCGGCGAACTCGTCACCCTGGAGTCCCCCAGCGGCACCGAGATCTTCAGCTTCACCTACGGCACCGACGGCCTCTGGCCTGCCGAGGCCGATGGCGCAGGCCGCAGCCTCGTCCTCGGCCGCGCGGCATCCTTCCCCGATCCTGACGATCCCCTGAATTGGCATGCCTCCACCATCGACGGCGGCTCGCCTCTATCCTCCGGGACACTCGGTTACGCGGCATGGAAAGCCAACGCCAACATCACCTCGGAAACCCAGGACACCGACGGCGACGGTCTGAACCCTCTTATAGAATACGCCACCGGAGGCGATCCCCAGCACCCTGATCTATCAGGCGTATCGCTCATTCAGATGCTCCCCGGCGGAGATTGGAGGATCACCGTCACCCGCTCGCTCGCCGCCGAGGACATCGATTTCTCCATCGAGCACTCCGCCAACCTCACTGGCTTCTCCAACATCCCCTTCACCGTCGAAAGCCGAATCGTTTCTTCAGGCAAGGAAGTGCTCACCTGCAGGATATCCAACCCGCCGGCCGGCCTGCAAAATTTCATCCGGGTGCACTGGTTCACCCCTTGA